One region of Chryseobacterium muglaense genomic DNA includes:
- a CDS encoding DUF4345 family protein, which translates to MKQLINILVVLAIIPLFVLGTVNVFAPTNTFELYGIRPLGIMTYSTFRGAIGGMLIGGGLIMLMGLITKNKTWYQASLLLIGVIFICRIISVVFDGYTNDLLPAGITELYIIVVMYFASKQIEHSKK; encoded by the coding sequence ATGAAACAACTAATCAATATTTTAGTAGTGCTGGCCATTATTCCTTTATTTGTTTTAGGTACAGTAAATGTATTTGCTCCTACAAATACTTTTGAATTGTATGGCATTAGACCATTAGGCATAATGACCTACAGTACCTTTAGAGGAGCCATCGGCGGTATGCTCATAGGAGGTGGGTTAATAATGCTTATGGGCTTAATTACGAAAAACAAAACCTGGTATCAAGCATCTTTATTATTAATAGGTGTAATATTCATTTGCAGAATTATTAGTGTAGTATTTGACGGTTACACCAATGATCTATTACCAGCGGGTATAACCGAATTGTACATTATTGTTGTAATGTACTTTGCATCAAAACAAATAGAGCATTCTAAAAAGTAA
- a CDS encoding NADP-dependent oxidoreductase, which translates to MKAYTINKYSKADKLQLIDAPEPIVNENEVLVEIHAASVNQLDAKIKSGEFKLLVPYKFPLILGHDVAGIISKVGSKVSRFKIGDEVFARPADLKIGTFAEFIAINENDVALKPKNISMEEAASIPLVALTVWQAFVEKAKLQKGQKVFIQAGSGGVGTIAIQLAKHLGATVATTTSASNFELVKNLGADVVIDYKTQDFETILKDYDLVLNSQDAKSLEKSFHILKSGGKVISISGPPDTDFAKEIGLSWFMKMAIFFLSRKAKNQARKLGVDYSFLFMRANGKQLSEIGKLIETGVIRPIIDKVFPFEQTNDAMAYVESGRAKGKVVVKVK; encoded by the coding sequence ATGAAAGCATACACAATAAACAAATACAGCAAAGCAGATAAACTACAATTAATTGATGCACCCGAACCCATTGTAAACGAAAATGAGGTTTTGGTTGAAATTCACGCAGCAAGTGTAAATCAATTAGATGCCAAAATAAAATCAGGTGAGTTCAAACTTTTAGTGCCTTATAAATTCCCATTGATTTTAGGACACGATGTGGCTGGAATAATCAGCAAAGTTGGCTCAAAAGTAAGTCGGTTCAAAATTGGCGATGAAGTTTTTGCCCGACCTGCCGATTTAAAAATTGGAACTTTTGCAGAATTTATTGCCATCAATGAAAATGATGTGGCATTAAAACCCAAAAACATTTCGATGGAAGAAGCGGCTTCAATTCCGTTGGTTGCTTTAACTGTTTGGCAAGCGTTTGTAGAAAAAGCAAAACTTCAGAAAGGGCAAAAAGTATTTATCCAAGCAGGTTCTGGTGGTGTAGGAACGATTGCTATACAGTTGGCAAAACATTTGGGTGCAACGGTAGCCACAACCACAAGTGCCAGTAATTTTGAGTTGGTAAAAAATTTGGGTGCCGATGTGGTGATTGATTACAAAACTCAAGATTTTGAAACGATACTTAAAGATTACGATTTGGTGTTGAATAGTCAAGATGCGAAATCGCTAGAAAAATCATTCCATATATTAAAGTCTGGCGGAAAAGTTATTTCAATTTCCGGGCCGCCAGATACTGATTTTGCTAAAGAAATTGGCCTGTCGTGGTTTATGAAAATGGCTATTTTCTTTTTAAGCAGAAAGGCCAAAAATCAAGCAAGAAAACTCGGTGTTGATTATTCGTTTTTGTTTATGCGAGCCAACGGAAAACAGTTATCAGAAATTGGAAAGCTGATAGAAACAGGTGTAATCCGTCCAATTATAGACAAGGTTTTTCCTTTTGAGCAAACGAATGATGCAATGGCTTATGTAGAAAGTGGTAGAGCGAAGGGGAAAGTGGTTGTTAAGGTGAAGTAA
- a CDS encoding quinone oxidoreductase family protein, whose protein sequence is MKAAIYYNNGEPDVLTYKDVADPEVGPNTVLIRVAYAALQGGDLLDRRSKPASSESPNIVGYQAAGVVEALGAKVDNLRLGDRVAGFAFAGSHAELFAVEGEHAYPVPDGLDLSVAAALPIEFGTAHDALFEYGRLKAGETVLVRGAAGGVGIAAVQLAHQAGAKVIAIAATPERLNRIAAFGADYVIDYQTEDVVERVKALTNGRGVDLVLDMVGGDPLFDACAFKARYGLVGAASGMSTKFGFLELLHESLTVFSFMYGKEMGTPRVRACIADLMASASAGELTMPIERSFLLEDAGAAHAFAETARPLGRVLLKIEG, encoded by the coding sequence ATGAAAGCAGCAATTTATTATAACAATGGTGAGCCAGACGTGCTCACTTACAAAGACGTGGCAGACCCGGAAGTCGGCCCCAACACCGTGCTGATCCGTGTTGCGTACGCAGCACTCCAAGGCGGCGACTTACTTGACCGCCGCAGTAAGCCCGCATCTAGCGAGTCCCCGAATATTGTCGGCTATCAAGCTGCAGGCGTGGTAGAGGCACTAGGTGCGAAAGTGGACAATCTGCGTCTTGGTGACCGGGTGGCAGGTTTCGCCTTTGCCGGAAGTCATGCTGAATTGTTCGCAGTCGAGGGCGAACATGCTTATCCCGTACCTGATGGGCTGGATCTTTCTGTAGCCGCAGCGTTACCTATTGAATTCGGCACAGCACATGACGCCCTATTTGAATATGGCAGGTTGAAAGCTGGCGAAACGGTGTTGGTGCGTGGTGCTGCGGGAGGAGTCGGCATCGCTGCAGTACAGCTTGCCCATCAGGCGGGTGCAAAAGTAATCGCTATCGCAGCGACGCCAGAACGCTTGAACCGCATCGCAGCATTCGGAGCCGATTACGTGATCGACTACCAAACTGAGGACGTGGTAGAGCGAGTGAAGGCGCTGACCAACGGTCGAGGCGTAGATCTTGTTTTAGACATGGTGGGTGGCGATCCGCTGTTCGATGCTTGTGCGTTCAAGGCTCGTTATGGACTCGTTGGTGCAGCAAGTGGAATGTCAACTAAGTTCGGATTCTTAGAGTTGCTGCACGAAAGCCTCACTGTGTTCAGCTTTATGTATGGCAAGGAAATGGGTACGCCGCGTGTCCGAGCCTGCATCGCCGACCTGATGGCAAGTGCCTCGGCAGGCGAATTAACCATGCCTATTGAACGTTCCTTTCTTCTGGAGGATGCAGGTGCAGCTCACGCTTTCGCCGAAACCGCACGTCCTCTTGGTCGCGTGCTACTCAAAATAGAAGGGTAG
- a CDS encoding organic hydroperoxide resistance protein translates to MKTLYTTSVIAKGGRNGQVKSDNGVLDLEVRMPKGLGGANDDFTNPEMLFAAGYAACFDSALKLIISKSKIETGETSVAAKVSIGQNEDGGFGLAAELDVNIPGVSIEEAQELTEKAHQICPYSNATRNNIEVKLSVTNN, encoded by the coding sequence ATGAAAACATTATATACAACCAGCGTTATCGCAAAAGGCGGAAGAAACGGACAGGTAAAAAGCGATAATGGTGTTTTGGATCTTGAAGTAAGAATGCCAAAAGGGTTAGGTGGAGCCAATGACGATTTCACAAACCCTGAAATGCTTTTTGCAGCAGGATATGCCGCTTGTTTTGACAGCGCATTGAAATTAATCATCAGCAAATCTAAGATTGAAACCGGCGAAACTTCGGTAGCTGCAAAAGTAAGCATCGGACAAAATGAAGACGGCGGTTTTGGTTTGGCTGCAGAATTGGATGTCAATATTCCTGGAGTTTCTATTGAAGAAGCCCAGGAATTGACCGAGAAAGCTCATCAAATTTGTCCGTATTCTAATGCGACAAGAAATAATATTGAAGTAAAACTTTCGGTGACGAATAACTAA
- a CDS encoding NADP-dependent oxidoreductase, producing the protein MKTIILNEAGSVDNLQYIGSAKPTISSNEVLVKTVSLGINVIDYKVRANDGALNWILGADRPAIIGWDLSGTVVEVGDDVTDFKIGDDVFGMANFPGKGNAYSEFVAVPSAHLTLKPANISHQEAAAATLAALTAWQGLVEKGNVKKGDKVLIHAASGGVGHYATQIAKHLGAYVIGTSSAKNREFVLQNGADQHIDYTTENFQEIVSDVDFVLDTVGGDTILKSLEVIKQGGTIVSIASSNLSTEELEKAKSKEVNLSFLLVQSSGENMLQLAQLMEKGIIKSHVSKTFSFDQMGEAHLHLEKGRTVGKIVVNL; encoded by the coding sequence ATGAAAACAATAATTTTAAACGAAGCAGGGAGTGTTGATAATCTGCAATATATAGGAAGTGCAAAACCAACTATTAGCAGTAATGAGGTTTTGGTTAAAACAGTTTCCTTAGGCATCAACGTAATTGATTATAAAGTAAGAGCAAATGATGGAGCGCTGAATTGGATTCTTGGTGCAGATAGACCCGCAATTATTGGTTGGGATCTGTCAGGAACCGTAGTTGAAGTTGGTGATGACGTGACCGATTTCAAAATTGGTGATGACGTTTTCGGAATGGCGAATTTCCCGGGAAAAGGAAATGCTTATTCCGAATTTGTTGCTGTACCTTCGGCACACTTAACTTTGAAACCTGCAAATATATCTCATCAGGAAGCTGCTGCTGCTACACTTGCTGCGCTTACGGCTTGGCAGGGTTTGGTAGAAAAAGGCAATGTAAAAAAAGGAGACAAAGTCTTAATTCACGCAGCATCGGGTGGTGTAGGGCATTATGCTACACAAATTGCTAAACATCTTGGTGCTTATGTAATTGGTACTTCATCAGCAAAAAACAGGGAATTTGTTTTACAAAATGGAGCCGATCAACATATAGACTACACAACAGAAAACTTTCAAGAAATAGTTTCAGATGTTGATTTTGTTCTTGATACCGTTGGAGGCGATACGATTTTAAAATCATTAGAGGTAATAAAACAAGGTGGTACAATTGTTTCAATCGCATCCAGCAATCTTTCTACTGAAGAACTTGAAAAAGCAAAATCAAAAGAGGTGAATTTATCATTTTTGCTAGTACAGTCATCCGGTGAAAATATGTTGCAACTTGCACAGTTAATGGAAAAAGGCATCATTAAATCGCACGTTTCAAAAACATTTTCTTTTGACCAAATGGGAGAAGCACATTTACATTTAGAAAAAGGTAGAACTGTTGGTAAAATTGTAGTCAATCTTTAA
- a CDS encoding nitroreductase family protein, giving the protein MSLIENLNWRHAVKAYNSTKKVSEEDLNKILEAARLAPTSSGLQPFRVIVVENQELKEKMVKDAFNSEVMRDCSHVLVFAAWDSYSNEKIDKVYDHHTDVRDLPQGRFSSYTDMLKEIYNAQTPEQHFAHTARQSYIAFALAIAQAAELKIDSTPAEGFNNQFVDEILELKEQGLKSVSILYLGYKDPEKDWVSNMKKVRIPMEEFIIKK; this is encoded by the coding sequence ATGTCGTTAATAGAAAACTTAAACTGGAGACATGCCGTAAAAGCGTACAACTCAACAAAAAAAGTATCAGAAGAAGATCTAAATAAAATTTTAGAAGCTGCAAGATTGGCTCCTACTTCATCAGGATTACAACCTTTCCGTGTGATTGTTGTAGAAAATCAGGAATTAAAAGAGAAAATGGTGAAAGACGCATTTAACTCAGAAGTGATGAGAGATTGTTCTCATGTCTTGGTTTTTGCAGCTTGGGACAGTTATTCTAACGAGAAAATAGATAAAGTATACGATCATCATACCGATGTGAGAGACTTGCCACAAGGACGTTTCAGCAGTTATACCGACATGCTCAAAGAGATATACAACGCTCAAACTCCTGAACAGCATTTTGCACACACTGCAAGACAATCGTATATCGCATTCGCTTTGGCAATAGCTCAGGCAGCAGAATTAAAAATCGACTCTACACCAGCAGAAGGTTTCAATAATCAATTTGTAGACGAAATTCTTGAATTGAAAGAACAAGGCTTGAAGAGTGTTTCGATTCTATATCTTGGTTACAAGGATCCAGAAAAAGATTGGGTTTCTAACATGAAAAAAGTAAGAATTCCGATGGAGGAATTTATCATCAAAAAATAG
- a CDS encoding endonuclease III domain-containing protein — translation MVSVKLSTMTQTPRVIKACVALYEKADTPDGILELSDDELRNLIKPVAHYNRKTLHIKEMCQQLIDRHSGKVPNNREKLLALQGVGRKCVDIMMNFTFDKKAIAVDSHVHRVVNRIGFMKTLTPEQTADELMQITPEKYIRHAHEYLIQLGMKVCVARSPKCYECSIANFCEYKNKQTVPKKSFLN, via the coding sequence TTGGTTTCCGTAAAGCTATCTACGATGACACAAACTCCTAGAGTCATCAAGGCGTGTGTGGCATTATATGAGAAAGCTGATACGCCTGACGGCATACTTGAATTGTCTGATGATGAATTAAGAAATTTGATAAAACCTGTAGCACACTATAACAGAAAAACTTTGCACATCAAAGAAATGTGCCAGCAGCTGATTGATAGACACAGCGGAAAAGTCCCTAACAACAGAGAAAAATTATTAGCTCTGCAAGGTGTGGGTAGAAAATGCGTAGACATCATGATGAATTTTACATTTGACAAAAAAGCAATTGCAGTAGATTCACACGTTCACAGAGTCGTAAATCGCATTGGATTTATGAAGACCCTAACACCTGAACAAACAGCAGATGAGTTAATGCAAATAACACCTGAAAAATATATCAGGCACGCTCACGAGTATCTAATACAACTAGGAATGAAGGTGTGTGTGGCTAGAAGTCCAAAATGCTACGAATGCAGTATCGCTAATTTTTGTGAATACAAAAACAAACAAACGGTCCCTAAAAAATCCTTTTTGAATTAA
- a CDS encoding MarR family winged helix-turn-helix transcriptional regulator: MENHNPPQLGNQLCFPLYVIAKEITGLYRPFLDELDITYPQYLVMMVLWEKDGLTVNQIGEKLYLDSGTLTPLLKRLEAKGILIRKRKKEDERVVEIFLQQSGKDLQQKACQIPAKMQEKLNLSSEDLLELKETVQKILNKIQK; this comes from the coding sequence ATGGAAAATCATAACCCTCCCCAATTAGGAAACCAACTCTGTTTCCCGCTTTATGTCATCGCAAAAGAAATCACGGGTTTGTACCGTCCGTTTCTTGATGAGTTAGATATTACCTATCCGCAATATCTTGTCATGATGGTGCTTTGGGAAAAGGATGGATTGACCGTAAATCAAATCGGTGAAAAACTCTATCTCGATAGTGGAACCTTAACCCCACTTCTAAAAAGACTAGAGGCCAAAGGTATTCTCATCAGAAAAAGAAAAAAAGAAGACGAAAGAGTCGTTGAAATTTTTTTGCAACAGTCAGGTAAAGATTTGCAGCAAAAAGCGTGTCAAATTCCAGCAAAAATGCAGGAAAAACTAAACCTTTCTTCTGAAGATCTTTTGGAATTGAAAGAAACCGTTCAGAAAATTTTAAATAAAATTCAAAAATAA